A region from the Muribaculum gordoncarteri genome encodes:
- the purU gene encoding formyltetrahydrofolate deformylase, which yields MESKKKDTAILLMHCPDQPGIIAVITEFINANGGNIVYLDQYVDKFNGIFYMRVEWDLENFIIPREKLSEYFQILYGQRYQLTYKLSFSNKRQRMAIFVSKMSHCLYDILARYIAGEWAVDIPVIVSNHPDLQIVAEQFNIPFEVFPINRDNKAEMEARELELLERYEIDFIVLARYMQILSDEMIKRYPHHIINIHHSFLPAFVGAKPYHAAYERGVKLIGATSHYVTADLDAGPIIEQDIVRITHKDTIDDLIKKGRDLEKIVLSRAVEKHIQRKVLAYNNKTVVFS from the coding sequence GTGGAAAGCAAGAAAAAAGACACCGCGATACTTCTCATGCACTGCCCCGACCAGCCGGGCATTATCGCCGTTATAACCGAGTTCATCAACGCTAACGGAGGTAACATCGTTTACCTCGATCAGTATGTCGATAAATTTAACGGCATCTTCTACATGAGGGTGGAGTGGGATTTGGAAAATTTCATAATTCCGCGTGAAAAGCTAAGCGAGTATTTCCAGATTCTTTACGGTCAGCGTTACCAGCTGACCTATAAGCTGAGTTTCTCCAACAAGCGTCAGCGCATGGCCATCTTCGTAAGCAAGATGTCGCACTGCCTCTATGACATACTCGCTCGATACATCGCCGGAGAGTGGGCCGTCGACATACCCGTGATTGTAAGCAACCACCCCGACCTGCAGATTGTCGCCGAGCAGTTCAACATCCCCTTTGAGGTGTTTCCAATCAACCGTGACAACAAAGCCGAAATGGAGGCCCGCGAGCTTGAATTGCTTGAACGTTACGAAATTGACTTCATAGTGTTGGCCCGATATATGCAAATTCTATCGGACGAGATGATAAAGCGTTATCCCCATCACATAATCAATATACATCACTCTTTCCTCCCTGCTTTCGTCGGAGCAAAGCCTTATCATGCGGCCTACGAGAGAGGCGTGAAGCTCATCGGAGCTACAAGCCATTACGTAACCGCCGATCTTGACGCAGGCCCCATAATAGAGCAGGACATCGTGCGCATAACCCACAAAGACACAATCGACGACCTTATCAAGAAAGGCCGCGACCTTGAGAAGATTGTATTGTCACGCGCCGTCGAGAAGCACATCCAGCGCAAAGTGCTTGCCTACAACAATAAGACCGTGGTGTTCAGTTGA
- the hisH gene encoding imidazole glycerol phosphate synthase subunit HisH: MGVAIIKYNAGNNFSVICALKRIGVEAIVTDDPIKIAEADKVIFPGVGEAASAMAYLRQHNLDRLIKSLHQPVLGICIGQQLMCRHSMEGDVDCLGIFDADVLRFNPAMSGLKVPHMGWNTLHVTHPGIITSDMENEYVYYVHSYYVPVNNATIATTEYIDQFSAAMHKDNFYSTQFHPEKSGGIGERILKNFLEL; this comes from the coding sequence ATGGGTGTAGCTATAATAAAATATAACGCCGGCAACAATTTTTCGGTTATATGCGCACTGAAGCGCATAGGCGTAGAAGCGATTGTCACCGACGATCCTATAAAGATAGCCGAAGCCGACAAGGTGATTTTTCCCGGAGTGGGGGAGGCCGCTTCAGCAATGGCCTATCTGCGTCAACACAATCTTGATCGGTTAATAAAGTCGCTACATCAGCCGGTGCTCGGAATTTGCATCGGCCAGCAGCTGATGTGCCGTCACTCCATGGAGGGCGATGTCGACTGCCTCGGAATATTTGATGCCGATGTGCTGCGATTCAACCCCGCAATGTCGGGACTGAAGGTGCCGCACATGGGGTGGAACACGCTTCATGTCACGCATCCCGGAATCATAACATCCGACATGGAAAATGAATACGTGTACTATGTCCACAGCTACTACGTACCGGTCAACAACGCGACAATAGCCACGACCGAATACATTGATCAGTTCAGTGCGGCCATGCATAAGGACAATTTCTATTCGACCCAGTTCCATCCCGAGAAGAGCGGTGGAATAGGTGAACGCATCCTAAAAAACTTCCTTGAACTATGA
- a CDS encoding tetratricopeptide repeat protein, translating to MDQEQRRREKLYMKFRADLVSGHIASGYDENDLIEIYDYANDIYDEYVQMEVILSGARIYPESEELAQRRAFFLYTTLSMTEGAVNIALNHKGETALWEILLLLVKHPPMEESIKEMNSIVDTFTDFDDETIIQLVDACVELELYDWLKENRELIKKRCLYPDTFLYELSQVADGKRDYEFGISVLEELTMLEPFNSVYWHMLSQQYVNNDDYNNALQAIDYALAIDPKSTNMLVTKAQILYDMNQDREKARSMMREVLLEDPDNALANHTLAAMLALDGNTEGALAIIRNYLKEHPGDKEAIDHLLTIGNREVDNEELNRYFKSGALSTEQEWVAWADTFYQREQYQACADILLCRLYNTDSLFDWTQLLESLYRCGRYSEVVELYRKYVLRVRDISGLSLSLPDALIMVLSLLREGYQNAAKELADFIVNYNISDINPYEKRLVAIGVQSVLRNILEAIDSSHDVPLSSIDPFA from the coding sequence ATGGATCAAGAGCAACGCCGCCGCGAGAAATTATACATGAAATTCAGGGCTGACCTCGTGTCGGGCCATATAGCATCGGGTTACGATGAAAACGACTTAATCGAAATATACGATTATGCCAATGACATCTACGATGAATATGTCCAGATGGAGGTCATCCTAAGCGGTGCGCGCATATATCCCGAAAGCGAAGAGTTGGCTCAGCGCAGGGCCTTCTTCCTGTACACGACATTGTCGATGACCGAAGGGGCTGTAAACATTGCTCTTAACCATAAGGGGGAAACGGCGCTTTGGGAGATATTGCTGTTGCTCGTCAAGCATCCTCCCATGGAGGAGTCGATAAAGGAGATGAACTCCATAGTCGACACCTTTACCGACTTTGACGATGAAACCATCATACAGCTGGTTGACGCATGCGTGGAGCTTGAGCTTTATGATTGGTTGAAGGAGAACCGTGAGCTGATAAAGAAGCGTTGCCTCTATCCCGACACATTCCTCTATGAACTCTCGCAGGTCGCCGATGGAAAGCGCGACTATGAGTTCGGCATTTCGGTGCTTGAGGAGCTGACAATGCTTGAGCCGTTCAATTCGGTATATTGGCACATGCTTTCACAGCAATATGTCAACAATGACGACTACAACAATGCGCTTCAGGCCATCGACTATGCGCTCGCCATCGACCCTAAGTCGACAAATATGCTTGTCACGAAGGCACAGATTCTGTATGACATGAATCAAGACCGCGAAAAAGCACGCTCAATGATGCGCGAAGTTCTCCTGGAGGATCCCGACAATGCACTCGCCAACCACACCTTAGCGGCCATGCTCGCCCTTGACGGTAACACCGAGGGTGCTTTGGCAATAATACGCAATTACCTTAAAGAGCATCCCGGCGACAAGGAGGCCATCGATCATCTGCTGACAATAGGCAACAGGGAGGTCGACAATGAGGAGCTTAACCGATATTTCAAGAGCGGAGCATTGTCCACCGAACAGGAATGGGTTGCGTGGGCCGACACCTTCTATCAGCGTGAACAATATCAGGCTTGCGCCGACATTCTGCTGTGTCGGCTATATAACACCGATTCATTGTTTGACTGGACGCAACTGCTTGAAAGTCTGTATCGTTGCGGCCGATATAGTGAAGTAGTGGAGCTATATCGAAAATATGTGTTGAGAGTGCGCGACATAAGCGGATTGAGCCTATCGTTACCCGATGCACTCATCATGGTGCTGAGCCTCCTGCGCGAAGGCTATCAGAATGCGGCAAAAGAGCTCGCCGATTTCATCGTCAACTACAATATATCGGATATCAATCCCTACGAGAAACGGCTCGTAGCCATAGGCGTGCAATCGGTGTTGCGCAATATCCTTGAAGCAATCGACAGTAGCCATGATGTGCCGTTGAGCTCCATCGACCCGTTTGCATAG